GTCCGGACGGGCAAGGCGGAGGCGGTCCTCGCGATTCCCCTCGACGAGCACGGCGTCCTCGTCGCCGTTCGAGACGCGTCGCGGCCTTTCACGGACGACGACGAGCGCCTCGCGCAAGCCTTGTCGAACTTCGCCGTGGCGGCCTTGTCGCGCACGCGTGGCTCCGAGCGCCTCAGTGACGTTCCGTGACGCGGCGCGACAATCAACAAGGCGGGGGACGTCACCGTCCCCCGCCTCGCAAGACGTCGCTCAGTCGGCGCTCACGGCGACTTCTTGGCGCAGCAACGGCGCGATGGCCGCGTTGAACGCGTCGAAGTCGTGGAAGCTGAGTTGCTGCTCGTTGTCGCTCAGGGCCGTGGCGGGATTGGGGTGCACTTCGAGGTACACGCCGTCGGCGCCCACGGCGAGCGCGGCGCGCGCCAGCGGAATGAGCAGGTCGCGGCGTCCGGCGGCGTGCGCGACGTCGACGATGACGGGCAAGTGCGTTTCTTGCTTCGCGAGGGCGACGGCGCTGAGGTCGAGGGTGTTGCGCGTCCACTTCTCGAACGTGCGAATGCCGCGTTCGCACAAGATGACGTTCTCGTTGCCTTCGCTGAGAATGTACTCGGCGCCGTACAGCCACTCTTCGACGGTGGCGCTGAGGCCGCGCTTGAGCATCACGGGCACCTTCGAGCGGCCCACTTCTCGCAGCAACGAGAAGTTCTGCGCGTTGCGCGCGCCGATTTGCAAGACGTCGGCGTGCTCGGCGACGACTTCGATGTCGCGCGTGTCCATGACTTCCGTGACGAATTGCATGCCGAATTCACGCGCGACGGACGAGCCGATGATGAGGCCGTCGACGCCCATGCCTTGAAAGCCGTACGGTGACGTGCGCGGCTTGTACGCGCCGCCGCGCAAGAACTTCACGCCGCGACTGGCGAGGTGACGCGCCGTGGCGATCATCTGCTCTTCGCTTTCGATGGCGCACGGCCCGGCCATGATGACTTGCGCGGCGCCGCCGCCGACGCGCACGCCGTGGATGTTGAGCGTGGTGTCGTGCGGCCTCACCTTGCGCGACACGAGCAACTGCTTCTTGTCGTTGCTTTCCTCGAGGTCGAGGCTGGCGCGGAAGATTTCCGTGAAGATCTTTTTGATGACGGCGTTCGAGAAGGGGCCGGGGTTGCGCGCTTCGAGGTCGCGCAGTTGCTGCTCTTCACGCACGGGGTCGTAGTGGCTTTGGCTTTTGCCTTCGAGGCTCTTGATGCGTCCGATTTGCGCGACGATCTCGGCGCGCTTGCTGAGCAACGCCAGCAGTTCGTGGTTGATCCCGTCGATTTGACGGCGCAGTTCTTCGATGGTCTGCATGGCGCTCAGTGTAGGTCCGCGCACGACGGTGCGTCGTGCGCGGAATAGTCAACTGCTCGAAGTTGTCCAGCTTTCGCTGGTTTCGCGTGTTTCTCAAGCGTCGCTGGCGACGAGGCGGTCTCGGGGCGCGGCGAGCCTCGAGATGATGATGCCGAGTTCGTACAACACGTACACGGGCAGGGCGACGATCATCATGTTGAACGGGTCGGGCGTCGGCGTGATGATGGCGGCGGCGAGGAGGATGACGACGAAGGCGATTTTGCGAAGCCGCCCGAGGAGGCGGGCGTTCACGATGCCGATCTTCGTGAGGACGAAGGACAGCACGGGCAATTCGAACACGGCGCCGAGGGCGACGAGCAAGGCGATGATCGTGCCGATGTACTTGGCGACGTCGAGGTTGACGGTGACGCCGCCGCCGAGGAAGTCGAGCAAGAACGGCACCATGTTCGGCAAGAGCGCGTAGTACCCGAAGATGACGCCCAATCCGAACATGAGGCCGGCGCCGATCACGAACGGCACGGCCCAGCGGCGCTCTTCGGGATACAAGCCGGGCGCGACGAACAGCCACACTTGATGCAACACGAACGGCAACGCGAGCGCGAGGCCGCCCCAGAAGGCGAGGTTGAGGCTCATGATGAGTTGATCGGTGAGTTGCATCACCACGATGTTCACGGTGGTCGACGCGCGGTGGATGGGCGCTTCGAACCACGCCAGCAACTGCGTTCGGTACGACCACGCGACGCCCATTCCGACGGCCCAGTAGCCGATGGAGATGACGATGCGCGTTCGCAGCTCTTCGAGGTGATCGAAGAGGGGCGCTTCGGCCGTGTTCTTCTTGACGGGACTCCTCGCCATTCGCTTCGTTACGCCTCGTCTTTCTTGGCGGCGGGCGTGGCTTCGTCGTCGTTCATGCCTTTCTTGAATTCACGCATGCTTTGCCCGAGGCCCTTGCCGAGCTGAGGTAACTTGCGCGCTCCGAAAAAGACGACGACGAGCACCAAAATGATGATAAGTTCGAGCGGTCCGAAAGGCATGGGAAGTCCTCCTGTGTCGTCACCCTAGCGCGCGGATGGGTCGGCGACTGTGCGTTGACGGCGAACGTCACGCCACACCTTGTTGTACGCGTCACTCACTCGGCGTGGATGCGCGCCGAGCGAGCCAATCGGCGAGAAAGCCGCCCTTGGCCTTGAGCGCGCCTTGGGATTTGCTCCAGTAACGCGCGCTCCAACCGGGCACGATCTTCGCTTGGCCGCGCGCCACGATGAGCGCTCCTTCGGGAACGTCGCCCGTGACGGCGCTGCCTCCCGCGACGAAGGCGGCGTCTCCGAGCGTGGCGGGCGCGATGAGCGTGGTGTTGCTGCCGACGAACACGCCGCGTCCGATGACGGTCTTGTGCTTGTTCAAGCCGTCGTAGTTGGCGGTGATGGTGCCCGCTCCGATGTTGGTGTCCTCGCCGATGTCCGCGTCGCCGAGGTACGCGAGATGCCCGGCTTTCACGCCTCGGCCGAGCCGCGCGTTCTTGACTTCCACGAAGTTCCCGACGTGGGCGTGCTCTTCGAGCACGGCGCCGGGCCGCAGGCGCGCGAACGGACCGACGTTCGCGCCCGCCTCGACGCGCGCTCCTTCGAGTACGCTGTGCGGCTTGACGTGAACGTCCTCGCCGACGAACGAGTCGCACACGACGCTGTACGCGCCGATGTGCGCGCCCGTCTCGACGCGCGTCGCGCCGCGCAGGATGACGCCCGCTTCCAAAATGACGTCGGGCGCGATCTCGACGCTGTCCTCGATCGTCGTCGTGGCCGGGTCGTGCATCGTGACGCCGCCGCGCAAGTGCGCCTCGTTGACGCGCGCGCGCATGAGACGCTCGAGCTCGGCGAGTTGCACGCGGTCGTTGGCGCCCATGACCTCGCCGGGATCTTCGATCTTGAAGGCGTCGACGTTCGCGCCGATCGAGCGGTACAACGCGACGAGGTCCGTGAGGTAGTACTCGCCCGCCGGCGGCGTCTTCTCGATGCGCTCGGCGAGCGTG
This DNA window, taken from Deinococcus yavapaiensis KR-236, encodes the following:
- the tatC gene encoding twin-arginine translocase subunit TatC, yielding MARSPVKKNTAEAPLFDHLEELRTRIVISIGYWAVGMGVAWSYRTQLLAWFEAPIHRASTTVNIVVMQLTDQLIMSLNLAFWGGLALALPFVLHQVWLFVAPGLYPEERRWAVPFVIGAGLMFGLGVIFGYYALLPNMVPFLLDFLGGGVTVNLDVAKYIGTIIALLVALGAVFELPVLSFVLTKIGIVNARLLGRLRKIAFVVILLAAAIITPTPDPFNMMIVALPVYVLYELGIIISRLAAPRDRLVASDA
- a CDS encoding twin-arginine translocase TatA/TatE family subunit, giving the protein MPFGPLELIIILVLVVVFFGARKLPQLGKGLGQSMREFKKGMNDDEATPAAKKDEA
- a CDS encoding bifunctional 3-deoxy-7-phosphoheptulonate synthase/chorismate mutase yields the protein MQTIEELRRQIDGINHELLALLSKRAEIVAQIGRIKSLEGKSQSHYDPVREEQQLRDLEARNPGPFSNAVIKKIFTEIFRASLDLEESNDKKQLLVSRKVRPHDTTLNIHGVRVGGGAAQVIMAGPCAIESEEQMIATARHLASRGVKFLRGGAYKPRTSPYGFQGMGVDGLIIGSSVAREFGMQFVTEVMDTRDIEVVAEHADVLQIGARNAQNFSLLREVGRSKVPVMLKRGLSATVEEWLYGAEYILSEGNENVILCERGIRTFEKWTRNTLDLSAVALAKQETHLPVIVDVAHAAGRRDLLIPLARAALAVGADGVYLEVHPNPATALSDNEQQLSFHDFDAFNAAIAPLLRQEVAVSAD
- the glmU gene encoding bifunctional UDP-N-acetylglucosamine diphosphorylase/glucosamine-1-phosphate N-acetyltransferase GlmU; this translates as MPDRLLDVVILAAGQGTRMKSKRSKMLHEVLGRPMIAWSTKLARDLGARDIVVVTGHGAAEVEAILAREGVRFARQGEQLGTGHAFLIGARELAGGADVLVLYGDSPMLALGTLRALLERHRAHGAGLTVLTSELADATGYGRIMRAENGTVERIVEEKAANAEEKTIGEFNSGVYLMDDRSVTLAERIEKTPPAGEYYLTDLVALYRSIGANVDAFKIEDPGEVMGANDRVQLAELERLMRARVNEAHLRGGVTMHDPATTTIEDSVEIAPDVILEAGVILRGATRVETGAHIGAYSVVCDSFVGEDVHVKPHSVLEGARVEAGANVGPFARLRPGAVLEEHAHVGNFVEVKNARLGRGVKAGHLAYLGDADIGEDTNIGAGTITANYDGLNKHKTVIGRGVFVGSNTTLIAPATLGDAAFVAGGSAVTGDVPEGALIVARGQAKIVPGWSARYWSKSQGALKAKGGFLADWLARRASTPSE